AGGCAAATAAAATGTGCTTACCATCCGGGTGCCAATCGACCATCCGGTCGCTATGAGACTGGTAGGTAAGCCGAGTTGGCACACCGCCCAGGGCTGGCATTACATAGATATCCTGGTTGCCGTTGTAGCTGGCGGTGTATGCGATTGATTTGCCGTCCGGCGAAAAACGCGGCCAGGATTCCTCACCAGGCGAGTGGGTAACCTGGATCGCCGTCCCGCCGCTTTTGGCCATGACCCAGATATCGCCGCCATAAACAAAGGTGATTTGGGTATCTGATATATCCATATAGCGCATAAGTTTTGCACTAATCTGGCCATATGCGTTGTTGAAGAGAAATAAAGCGCTAAATAACAAGAGTATCTTTTTCATATTAACTCCTTACATTGATTAAAGTCTAGTCTAATAGGTGGGTTCATTTTTTTAACCCCCAGCAATTTACTGGCAATTTCTCAACTCGGCATGCTCAACAGCCGCGGGATTCTGGATAGACCATGGTGGAAGTACCAAGGATAGGAAACATGATATGGGCAGGGAACGGTCGCGACCGTTCCCTACAAACTACTGCACTTTCAAAACCACTAAGGTCACATCATCATGAAATTTGCCGGCCAAATCTTTGGCGGTTTCAAAAATGCCGTTTAACAGATCATCTGCAGTTTGATGCAGGTGGTTTCGAACATAAACTGCCAGTCTTTTTTCATCAAAGGTCTGGCCCTTCTGATTTTGTGCTTCCACCA
The candidate division KSB1 bacterium DNA segment above includes these coding regions:
- a CDS encoding PD40 domain-containing protein gives rise to the protein MKKILLLFSALFLFNNAYGQISAKLMRYMDISDTQITFVYGGDIWVMAKSGGTAIQVTHSPGEESWPRFSPDGKSIAYTASYNGNQDIYVMPALGGVPTRLTYQSHSDRMVDWHPDGKHILFASNRESGQRRVRQLYLVSKDGGLPEKLKVPYGELASYSPDGNFLAYITKITENYPFKRYRGGLASDIIIYDLRNNTAENITDNHANDGKPAWAGDKIYFLSDQAENMR